One region of Acropora muricata isolate sample 2 chromosome 13, ASM3666990v1, whole genome shotgun sequence genomic DNA includes:
- the LOC136896294 gene encoding uncharacterized protein isoform X2 produces the protein MEILLEKKINPHSAMTFSEEKGKKGGYSSDSKRDIGATGELFPHKYPKSNEDQACKSNTHQEIECHNNCNGYHDAMADKKQTEKSKEQRRVLEILGLTTDFLDDLEELAPEHYYHRLLCEWIVKSMEESIECLDPTDNNHLTQLLLQSIGFDPTSKAVETMLKRSASAKSTQNHIEASEWPKIFVVDEFKYNPFLSPSLDRFPFKSSLTDKWFHLDPEETKESENNYDHISRINVMNVTTKERLDENIRDIVVRDDPKRMFLFHGTDHQSASNILATRGIYLNAGRLKRDFSHGKGFYLSKSMDNALEWANCTTAKPAILIFRTDRRLLDSAKKLSLFDNEKRWHEIVHSFRSGRKTANTRESLSAYDFIEGAMATVRIDEDSDELVVEQKPSTYQMCLISTRHLQSMRLLFFTAY, from the exons ATGGAAATTCTTCTCGAAAAAAAG ATAAACCCTCACTCCGCGATGACATTCTCTGAAGAAAAG GGAAAAAAAGGAGGATACTCCAGCGATTCCAAAAGGGACATTGGAGCCACTGGTGAACTTTTCCCTCATAAATATCCCAAAAGCAATGAAGACCAAGCCTGTAAATCAAACACGCATCAAGAAATAGAGTGTCATAACAATTGCAATGGTTATCACGATGCGATGGCTGACAAGAAACAAACCGAAAAAAGTAAGGAACAAAGAAGGGTTCTTGAGATTCTAGGCTTAACAACTGATTTTCTTGACGACCTTGAAGAACTAGCACCAGAGCACTATTACCACAGACTGCTGTGCGAGTGGATCGTTAAGTCTATGGAAGAGAGCATCGAATGTCTCGATCCGACCGACAACAATCATCTCACACAACTACTACTGCAATCAATCGGTTTCGATCCCACGAGCAAAGCTGTGGAGACTATGCTGAAACGGTCGGCATCCGCAAAAAGCACGCAAAACCACATCGAAGCGAGCGAATGGCCAAAGATCTTTGTCGTTGACGAATTCAAGTACAACCCATTTCTTTCTCCCTCGTTGGACAGATTTCCTTTTAAATCTAGTTTAACAGATAAATGGTTTCATTTGGATCCTGAAGAAACCAAAGAAAGCGAAAATAATTATGACCACATAAGTCGTATCAACGTCATGAACGTAACGACAAAGGAACGCCTCGATGAAAACATCCGGGACATTGTAGTCCGAGATGATCCAAAGCGCATGTTTCTGTTTCACGGCACAGATCACCAGAGCGCGAGTAATATCTTGGCAACTAGAGGGATCTACCTGAATGCTGGACGACTTAAGCGCGACTTTAGCCATGGTAAGGGATTTTACTTATCGAAAAGTATGGACAATGCGTTAGAATGGGCGAATTGCACCACAGCCAAACCCGCCATATTGATATTCAGAACCGATCGACGCTTGTTAGACTCTGCTAAAAAGCTAAGTTTGTTTGACAATGAAAAGCGATGGCATGAAATTGTACATTCTTTCAGATCGGGAAGAAAAACGGCAAATACTCGAGAGAGCTTGAGTGCGTATGACTTCATTGAAGGCGCCATGGCAACGGTGAGGATAGACGAGGACTCGGACGAGTTGGTTGTTGAACAAAAACCGTCGACCTACCAAATGTGCCTGATTTCGA CAAGGCACCTTCAAAGTATGCGATTGCTTTTTTTCACAGCATATTGA
- the LOC136896294 gene encoding uncharacterized protein isoform X3, translating to MEILLEKKINPHSAMTFSEEKGKKGGYSSDSKRDIGATGELFPHKYPKSNEDQACKSNTHQEIECHNNCNGYHDAMADKKQTEKSKEQRRVLEILGLTTDFLDDLEELAPEHYYHRLLCEWIVKSMEESIECLDPTDNNHLTQLLLQSIGFDPTSKAVETMLKRSASAKSTQNHIEASEWPKIFVVDEFKYNPFLSPSLDRFPFKSSLTDKWFHLDPEETKESENNYDHISRINVMNVTTKERLDENIRDIVVRDDPKRMFLFHGTDHQSASNILATRGIYLNAGRLKRDFSHGKGFYLSKSMDNALEWANCTTAKPAILIFRTDRRLLDSAKKLSLFDNEKRWHEIVHSFRSGRKTANTRESLSAYDFIEGAMATVRIDEDSDELVVEQKPSTYQMCLISTY from the exons ATGGAAATTCTTCTCGAAAAAAAG ATAAACCCTCACTCCGCGATGACATTCTCTGAAGAAAAG GGAAAAAAAGGAGGATACTCCAGCGATTCCAAAAGGGACATTGGAGCCACTGGTGAACTTTTCCCTCATAAATATCCCAAAAGCAATGAAGACCAAGCCTGTAAATCAAACACGCATCAAGAAATAGAGTGTCATAACAATTGCAATGGTTATCACGATGCGATGGCTGACAAGAAACAAACCGAAAAAAGTAAGGAACAAAGAAGGGTTCTTGAGATTCTAGGCTTAACAACTGATTTTCTTGACGACCTTGAAGAACTAGCACCAGAGCACTATTACCACAGACTGCTGTGCGAGTGGATCGTTAAGTCTATGGAAGAGAGCATCGAATGTCTCGATCCGACCGACAACAATCATCTCACACAACTACTACTGCAATCAATCGGTTTCGATCCCACGAGCAAAGCTGTGGAGACTATGCTGAAACGGTCGGCATCCGCAAAAAGCACGCAAAACCACATCGAAGCGAGCGAATGGCCAAAGATCTTTGTCGTTGACGAATTCAAGTACAACCCATTTCTTTCTCCCTCGTTGGACAGATTTCCTTTTAAATCTAGTTTAACAGATAAATGGTTTCATTTGGATCCTGAAGAAACCAAAGAAAGCGAAAATAATTATGACCACATAAGTCGTATCAACGTCATGAACGTAACGACAAAGGAACGCCTCGATGAAAACATCCGGGACATTGTAGTCCGAGATGATCCAAAGCGCATGTTTCTGTTTCACGGCACAGATCACCAGAGCGCGAGTAATATCTTGGCAACTAGAGGGATCTACCTGAATGCTGGACGACTTAAGCGCGACTTTAGCCATGGTAAGGGATTTTACTTATCGAAAAGTATGGACAATGCGTTAGAATGGGCGAATTGCACCACAGCCAAACCCGCCATATTGATATTCAGAACCGATCGACGCTTGTTAGACTCTGCTAAAAAGCTAAGTTTGTTTGACAATGAAAAGCGATGGCATGAAATTGTACATTCTTTCAGATCGGGAAGAAAAACGGCAAATACTCGAGAGAGCTTGAGTGCGTATGACTTCATTGAAGGCGCCATGGCAACGGTGAGGATAGACGAGGACTCGGACGAGTTGGTTGTTGAACAAAAACCGTCGACCTACCAAATGTGCCTGATTTCGA CATATTGA
- the LOC136896294 gene encoding uncharacterized protein isoform X4 — protein sequence MEILLEKKINPHSAMTFSEEKGKKGGYSSDSKRDIGATGELFPHKYPKSNEDQACKSNTHQEIECHNNCNGYHDAMADKKQTEKSKEQRRVLEILGLTTDFLDDLEELAPEHYYHRLLCEWIVKSMEESIECLDPTDNNHLTQLLLQSIGFDPTSKAVETMLKRSASAKSTQNHIEASEWPKIFVVDEFKYNPFLSPSLDRFPFKSSLTDKWFHLDPEETKESENNYDHISRINVMNVTTKERLDENIRDIVVRDDPKRMFLFHGTDHQSASNILATRGIYLNAGRLKRDFSHDREEKRQILERA from the exons ATGGAAATTCTTCTCGAAAAAAAG ATAAACCCTCACTCCGCGATGACATTCTCTGAAGAAAAG GGAAAAAAAGGAGGATACTCCAGCGATTCCAAAAGGGACATTGGAGCCACTGGTGAACTTTTCCCTCATAAATATCCCAAAAGCAATGAAGACCAAGCCTGTAAATCAAACACGCATCAAGAAATAGAGTGTCATAACAATTGCAATGGTTATCACGATGCGATGGCTGACAAGAAACAAACCGAAAAAAGTAAGGAACAAAGAAGGGTTCTTGAGATTCTAGGCTTAACAACTGATTTTCTTGACGACCTTGAAGAACTAGCACCAGAGCACTATTACCACAGACTGCTGTGCGAGTGGATCGTTAAGTCTATGGAAGAGAGCATCGAATGTCTCGATCCGACCGACAACAATCATCTCACACAACTACTACTGCAATCAATCGGTTTCGATCCCACGAGCAAAGCTGTGGAGACTATGCTGAAACGGTCGGCATCCGCAAAAAGCACGCAAAACCACATCGAAGCGAGCGAATGGCCAAAGATCTTTGTCGTTGACGAATTCAAGTACAACCCATTTCTTTCTCCCTCGTTGGACAGATTTCCTTTTAAATCTAGTTTAACAGATAAATGGTTTCATTTGGATCCTGAAGAAACCAAAGAAAGCGAAAATAATTATGACCACATAAGTCGTATCAACGTCATGAACGTAACGACAAAGGAACGCCTCGATGAAAACATCCGGGACATTGTAGTCCGAGATGATCCAAAGCGCATGTTTCTGTTTCACGGCACAGATCACCAGAGCGCGAGTAATATCTTGGCAACTAGAGGGATCTACCTGAATGCTGGACGACTTAAGCGCGACTTTAGCCATG ATCGGGAAGAAAAACGGCAAATACTCGAGAGAGCTTGA
- the LOC136896294 gene encoding uncharacterized protein isoform X1: MEILLEKKINPHSAMTFSEEKGKKGGYSSDSKRDIGATGELFPHKYPKSNEDQACKSNTHQEIECHNNCNGYHDAMADKKQTEKSKEQRRVLEILGLTTDFLDDLEELAPEHYYHRLLCEWIVKSMEESIECLDPTDNNHLTQLLLQSIGFDPTSKAVETMLKRSASAKSTQNHIEASEWPKIFVVDEFKYNPFLSPSLDRFPFKSSLTDKWFHLDPEETKESENNYDHISRINVMNVTTKERLDENIRDIVVRDDPKRMFLFHGTDHQSASNILATRGIYLNAGRLKRDFSHGKGFYLSKSMDNALEWANCTTAKPAILIFRTDRRLLDSAKKLSLFDNEKRWHEIVHSFRSGRKTANTRESLSAYDFIEGAMATVRIDEDSDELVVEQKPSTYQMCLISSEYSKKFQQTLHSVLFLDINE; this comes from the exons ATGGAAATTCTTCTCGAAAAAAAG ATAAACCCTCACTCCGCGATGACATTCTCTGAAGAAAAG GGAAAAAAAGGAGGATACTCCAGCGATTCCAAAAGGGACATTGGAGCCACTGGTGAACTTTTCCCTCATAAATATCCCAAAAGCAATGAAGACCAAGCCTGTAAATCAAACACGCATCAAGAAATAGAGTGTCATAACAATTGCAATGGTTATCACGATGCGATGGCTGACAAGAAACAAACCGAAAAAAGTAAGGAACAAAGAAGGGTTCTTGAGATTCTAGGCTTAACAACTGATTTTCTTGACGACCTTGAAGAACTAGCACCAGAGCACTATTACCACAGACTGCTGTGCGAGTGGATCGTTAAGTCTATGGAAGAGAGCATCGAATGTCTCGATCCGACCGACAACAATCATCTCACACAACTACTACTGCAATCAATCGGTTTCGATCCCACGAGCAAAGCTGTGGAGACTATGCTGAAACGGTCGGCATCCGCAAAAAGCACGCAAAACCACATCGAAGCGAGCGAATGGCCAAAGATCTTTGTCGTTGACGAATTCAAGTACAACCCATTTCTTTCTCCCTCGTTGGACAGATTTCCTTTTAAATCTAGTTTAACAGATAAATGGTTTCATTTGGATCCTGAAGAAACCAAAGAAAGCGAAAATAATTATGACCACATAAGTCGTATCAACGTCATGAACGTAACGACAAAGGAACGCCTCGATGAAAACATCCGGGACATTGTAGTCCGAGATGATCCAAAGCGCATGTTTCTGTTTCACGGCACAGATCACCAGAGCGCGAGTAATATCTTGGCAACTAGAGGGATCTACCTGAATGCTGGACGACTTAAGCGCGACTTTAGCCATGGTAAGGGATTTTACTTATCGAAAAGTATGGACAATGCGTTAGAATGGGCGAATTGCACCACAGCCAAACCCGCCATATTGATATTCAGAACCGATCGACGCTTGTTAGACTCTGCTAAAAAGCTAAGTTTGTTTGACAATGAAAAGCGATGGCATGAAATTGTACATTCTTTCAGATCGGGAAGAAAAACGGCAAATACTCGAGAGAGCTTGAGTGCGTATGACTTCATTGAAGGCGCCATGGCAACGGTGAGGATAGACGAGGACTCGGACGAGTTGGTTGTTGAACAAAAACCGTCGACCTACCAAATGTGCCTGATTTCGAGTGAGTACTCAAAGAAGTTTCAACAAACTCTCCATTCCGTGCTTTTTTTGGATATAAATGAATAA
- the LOC136896477 gene encoding uncharacterized protein — translation MAAADVGMILSDFWKIWSKTLDAENDFQVAYCLLEWTQRFVENLAPLAHPGKKPENFPYQRKKLNTWFKEEHSGVRNGAVNLINVDKDGQNNNCYTQDDNKFPNSPAEDDKYEIFYHGTTARHAKLILEDGIDLCQGGERKDFSDGDGFYVTNKFDNVWPNARWSKQRPPCSAVLVFKVDKSELRNFRSLDLWRNFDTDLEENWRDVVWKFRNGKADDAFIKDLKVDFIEGPLCAGTQAENYDKPQSCIPHRGFYQLCVRSDPCTKLFDKSLLSVVFFKLNP, via the coding sequence ATGGCTGCAGCCGACGTTGGCATGATTCTCAGTGACTTTTGGAAGATTTGGTCAAAGACACTCGATGCTGAAAATGATTTTCAAGTAGCATACTGTCTGTTGGAGTGGACACAACGTTTTGTGGAAAATCTAGCGCCACTTGCACACCCCGGCAAAAAACCGGAGAATTTCCCATATCAGAGGAAGAAGTTGAATACGTGGTTTAAGGAAGAACATTCTGGTGTAAGAAATGGAGCGGTGAATTTGATCAACGTAGATAAAGAtggacaaaacaacaactgTTATACTCAGGACGACAATAAATTTCCAAATTCACCGGCAGAGGACGATAAATACGAAATATTTTACCACGGAACAACGGCTCGCCATGCCAAACTCATCTTGGAGGATGGAATTGACTTGTGTCAAGGAGGCGAAAGGAAGGACTTTAGTGACGGCGATGGGTTTTATGTGACCAACAAATTTGATAACGTTTGGCCCAATGCACGATGGAGCAAACAAAGACCTCCTTGTTCTGCTGTGCTCGTTTTCAAAGTTGACAAGTCTGAGTTAAGAAATTTTCGTTCTTTGGATTTATGGAGAAATTTTGATACAGACCTTGAAGAAAATTGGAGAGATGTTGTGTGGAAGTTCAGGAATGGGAAGGCCGACGACGCGTTTATAAAAGACTTAAAGGTCGACTTTATAGAAGGGCCTCTTTGTGCCGGCACTCAGGCTGAGAATTACGACAAGCCTCAAAGTTGCATTCCACATCGTGGTTTTTACCAACTCTGTGTGAGAAGCGATCCTTGCACTAAATTATTTGATAAAAGCCTTCTGTCTGTAGTTTTCTTCAAACTCAATCCGTAG